The following nucleotide sequence is from Gordonia jinghuaiqii.
GGTGTGATCGGAGCAGAACGTCAGCGCCGCATACTCTCCCGATCGCACCAGTATCGGCACCTGACCGCCCCAGAATCCCAGTGCTCCGACCGCTCCGATCGCCACGGCGATCGCGGACCGAACCGGGCCACGAGCCCAGATCCCCAGGACGATCACCATGTACAACGGCATGAGTGCGGTCAACACCCAGATCAGGATCAGGCTGACCGCCGGCCCGTCGGCCTGGAACGCGGCATAGTATTCCGGGAACGCGGTCCCGTTGAGCGGATCAAAAGTGAAGAGCCACAACACCGTCGGCCACCAGGCGAGGACGGGCAAAAACAAGGCTGCACTCACCAGCGTTTGCCTCACCGCAGTACCGCGATCGGTGAGACGCAACCCGACGCGCGACGCTGCGGTCTGGTCACCCAGACCGTACTGCCCATCGGCGAGCACGTCGCTCATTCGTGAAGTGTAGGGCGATCGTCCAACTCCTCGCCGACGATTGATCAGGCACGTCACAGAAGTCGCCCGAACGGGTGACCATCGCGGTTGACCGCCCGCTCAGACGTTCCGGGCGTTCCGTCTCAACCCTGAAGCATGATGTGTCTCAGAGATTCCCGAGGACGCCCGGACAGCCGTTCCGACGGTTCGGATCAGCCGTTCCGACGGTTCGGATCAGCCGTTCCGACGGTTCGGATCAGCCGTTCCGACGGTTCGGATCAGCCGTTCCGGCGGCGGCGCCCGCCGCCGGAGGACTCGGTCTGCTGACGCAACTGGCTCAGCAGTTCCGACACCGGCAGGCCCGCGGAATGCGCGGGTTCGGCGTCATCATCGGCGGCGCGGCGACGACGACCACCACCACCGAAGTGTTCCGCGGTACGGCCTCCGGGAGTGCCTTCGTGGCGGCCGACCGTCCCCAGGAACGCCGGCGGCTGGACATCGGAATCACCGACGGAATCGGCGGCGGCGATCCCACGCTCGGAGACCTCGGTCTCAGCGAGCTCGGCGTCGGTGGTCTCGGCGTCGGTGGTCTCGGCGTCGGTGGTCTCGGCGTCGGGGATCTCGACCTCGGGGCGCACGTCCTTGATACGCGTGGCCTCGGGGCCGTCTGCATCGGCCGCGTTGTGCCCCGCAGTATCGGGGCCGGCAGGCGCGGCGTCGCCCGTCGCCCACTCGTCGGTCGGGGTGTCATCGGTGTAGAGCGGCTCACCGACCGGGATCGAACCCGGCCTCGACGACCCGCCCGGCTCGGTGTCGGTGTCGGTGCCGGGGTAGAAGCCGCCCGAGAACGGGAGGGAGGAGGACTCACCGGAATACGTGCCGGGCGCGTCGCCGGCGCCGGCAGCGCCGGGGGTGGTCCCGGCCGCGACCTCGGTGTCCGCGCCCTGGGTGTCCGCGCCCTGGGTGTCCGCGCCCTCGGTGTCCACGACCTCGGCGTCGGACACATCGTCGGCACCCGTGGCGGTGTCCGAGTCGCGTTCGGTCGCCGACCGCCCGAAGGTCGGGAATCGGGGCGCCGACGTCGAAGGCCGCTCGATCTCCTCCTCCGGCACCTCGGTGGCGATCCGGCCGGACAACGGGTCGTCGTCGGTGATGACCGGGATGACCTCGGTCATCTCGTTCGGGTCGACCTGTCCGGTGTGTCGGCCGTCGTCGGCGGTCGGTGCGGTCGCCGCGAAATCGCGGGCCGCGAGGACACCGTCGTCGGCGTACGCCGAACCGTAGGGCGGCACGCCGCCGAACTCACCACCGAACGGCCGTTTGCGGGTGCGCCCGCCGGCACGGGGGTCGTCGTCGAGTCCCGACGCGAGCTCGCGCATCTTCTCGCTGGACAGCGCTGCCCGCTGGTCCGGCAGCGGCTCACCGAGGAGCATCTCGAGACTCGACCGCAATGCCAGAACCTGAGCCTTGAGTTCGGAGAGCTCCTCGTTGGACTCGGCGGTCACCTCTTTGCGGATCGTGGTCTCGACGTCGAGCTCGTACTGACGTCGCGCCGCGATCTCGCGTTCGAGTTGTAGTTCGTAGACGAGCCGGAGATCACGGCTCTTCGCCTCGGCACTCTCGGCCTGACGGCGGAACTTGGTCACCAGGATCGCGCCGATCACCGCGGCCCACAGCGCCGCGATGACGGCCAGGGATCCCGTGATGGACAGCCGGTCGGTGAAGACCATCAGAATGCTGGCCACCAGGGCGAGCACGATCAAAAGACCGAGCAGCCATTGAGCCGCCGACCGACTGGAGCGTCGCGAGTCGGCGGAACGGCCGTTCGAGGTCGTCATGATCGTGAACTTACCCGCTGTAGGTGCATTCATCGGCCAACCGGGTGCGGAGTTTCTCAGATAGCCGTCATGTTAAGGGCCAGAATTCCGAATTGGCCCGTGAGCAATCAGCGAATGTCGGCGAATACACCGATCACCGAACGTCACGCGTCGCCGACGGCGGGCGGGTCCTCGGGCGCGCGGCAACAGTATTCGAGCCACATCGCCGCACAGACCAGGATCGCCCCGCCGATCAAACCGATGATGGCGCCCGGACGATCATGGTCGGCGGCCGCCACGTCGTGCTGGCCGAGCAGGAACGCGAGCAACCCCAGCCACACCCCGACGGCGATCGCACCGAGGATGGCAGATGCCTTGGCCAGAGCCAGTACTCGCGCCGCGGTCAGCGGATGCAGTTGGCCCCGGGCGCGACCCACGTTCCGCGAGTCGACCCGCGCGCGGACGACGAAGGCGATGACGATCTCGAGTGCCGCGAGCACATACAGGACGATGCCGGCCAGCAACGGCAGCGGCGGGAAATCGGAGTAGTTGTACCGCACCAGAATCCACGCCGCGATGGCGGTCACGCCGGTGATGGCCAGCAGATCCCGGACCCGGGTGGGGCCGAGTCCCGACTCCTCGTCGTCCTGTTCCGGGCGGTGCGGATCCGGTGTGCTCATGCCGATCCCCCGGTCTCCCGGCCTGCCGAATCCCGGCCTGCAGTCTCCCGGCCGACCGCCACCCGGCCGACGCAGCGCACCGCGTCCCGGTCGGCGGCGTCGAGTTCATCGACGAGGTCGGCGACGGCGCGTTCCCCCTCGGGGGTCCACAGTGTCGCGTCGGGTTCGATCTCCAACCACGGGATCAGCACGAAAGCTCGTTGCGCGGCACGGGGATGGGGCAGGGTGAGGACCGGGTCGTCGGAGACGATCACGCTTCCCGCATCGGCGACCGAGATCACGTCGACGTCCAGAGTTCTCGGCCCCCAACGGATGTCGCGTGTCCGCTCGGCTGATCGTTCGAGTTCGGCACACCGCCCGAGCCACTGACGCGCATCGTGACGGCCGTCGACGATGAGGGTGATGTTGAGGAAGTCGTCCTGCTCGACACCACCCCAGGGAGGTGTCGAATACACCGAGGACACCGCGACCAGATCGGCGGCGAATCCGTCGACCACCGAACGCAGATACGCCATCGAATCACCGACGTTGGAGCCGGCCGAGAGCACCGCGCGGCTCATCGCATGCCCTTTCGGGAACGGCGGGTCACCACCGCGACATCGTCGAAGGTCAGCGGGATCGGCGCCGACGGCTTGTGCACGGTGACCTCACAGGCGCTGATGCGGTCATCGGCCATGATCGACTCCGCCACCTCGGCACCGACGGTCTCGATCAGGTTGCGGGCTTCGCCGCCGACGATCGCGGCCACCTGTTGCGCGAGGGCCCCGTAGTCGACGGTCTCGGCCAGGTCGTCGGTGTCGGCCGCGGCCTGCAGGTCGAGCCAGAGGACGACGTCGATGTAGAAGTCCTGACCGTCGGCCCGTTCGTGGTCGAACACCCCGTGATTGCCGCGGACTTTGAGTCCACGGAGTTCGATCCGATCAGCCATGAGGGTCTCCTGCCGGTGACGAGTGTCGGGAACCGCCTGCGCGCCAGGCCGCCGCGACTGTCACGGCGTCGTAGCTGCTCGCGACGTCGTGGACCCGCACACCCCACGCCCCCGCAGCCGCGGTGAGCGCCGAGATGGCGGCGGTCGCGATGTCGCGGCCCGCGGGGGACCGCGCGTCGCCCTCGCGACCCAACAGGGTGCCCAGGAAGCGCTTGCGCGAGGCGCCGACGAGAATCGGGAAACCGAGGCCGATGAAGGTGGGCAGCGCATGCAGCAGTGCCCAGTTGTGCTCGGCGGTCTTGGCGAAACCCAGTCCGGGATCGAGGATGAGCGAGTCCGGGTCGACCCCGGCCGACACCGCGGCATCCACCTGCGCCAGCAACTCGCCGCTCACCTCGGCGACCACGTCGCGATAGCCGTCGACGTCGCCGGAACGGTGGGTGAACCGGCGGTCGTCGCTCTCCCCGGAGGGGCGCCAGTGCATGAGGATCCACGGCAGACCCGCCTCGGCGACGACGCGGGCCATGTCGTCGTCGGCACGTCCGCCCGAGACGTCGTTGACGATGGCCGCGCCGGCCTCGATCGCCGCCGCTGCCACCGGCGCGCGCATGGTGTCCACCGACACGACGACGCCGTGTGCGGCGAGGGCCGCGATGACCGGCGCCACGCGCGCCGCCTCGAGATCCGGGTCCACACGAACAGCCCCGGGCCGGGTGGACTCGCCGCCGACATCGATCAGATCGGCCCCCTGGGCGACCAATTCGAGTCCGTGGGTGATCGCGGCGTCGGTGTCGAGATACCGGCCGCCGTCGGAGAACGAGTCGGCGGTGACGTTCAGGACGCCCATCACGAGGGTCCGGTGGTTCCCACCACCGACAGGGACCGCCTTCGGCTGGGTCACCGGGTGATCAGGTCGAGGGCTTCGCCGCGGGACACCGCACTGGTCTTGAAGATGCCGCGCACCGCCGACGTCGTGGTGCTCGCCCCGGGCTTGCGGATGCCACGCATCGCCATACACAGATGCTCGGCCTCGATCACCACGATCACGCCGCGGGGCTCGAGCCTGCGCATCATGGCGTCGGCGATCTGGCTGGTCAGCCGCTCCTGCACCTGCGGGCGCTTGGCGTACAGGTCGACCAGCCGCGCGAGCTTCGACAGACCGGTCACGCGGCCCGAGGAACCGGGGATGTAGCCCACATGCGCGACACCGTGGAACGACACGAGGTGATGCTCGCAGGTCGAGTACATCGGGATGTCCTTGACCAGCACGAGCTCGTCGTGATCCTCGTCGAAGGTGGTCGCGAGAACGTCGTCGGGTTCTGTGTAGAGTCCCGCGAACATCTCCCGGTACGCGTTCGCCACACGCGTCGGGGTCCGGACCAGACCCTCGCGATCCGGGTCCTCCCCCACGGCCAGTAGCAACTCACGCACTGCGGCCTCGGCACGGGCCTGGTCGAACGTCGAGTGCGGCCCCTCGAGGACGGCGTCGTCGTGCCGCTCGCTGATCGTCATTCAGCTCACCTTACGAGCCGGGGCGGTGGC
It contains:
- a CDS encoding DUF6779 domain-containing protein: MTTSNGRSADSRRSSRSAAQWLLGLLIVLALVASILMVFTDRLSITGSLAVIAALWAAVIGAILVTKFRRQAESAEAKSRDLRLVYELQLEREIAARRQYELDVETTIRKEVTAESNEELSELKAQVLALRSSLEMLLGEPLPDQRAALSSEKMRELASGLDDDPRAGGRTRKRPFGGEFGGVPPYGSAYADDGVLAARDFAATAPTADDGRHTGQVDPNEMTEVIPVITDDDPLSGRIATEVPEEEIERPSTSAPRFPTFGRSATERDSDTATGADDVSDAEVVDTEGADTQGADTQGADTEVAAGTTPGAAGAGDAPGTYSGESSSLPFSGGFYPGTDTDTEPGGSSRPGSIPVGEPLYTDDTPTDEWATGDAAPAGPDTAGHNAADADGPEATRIKDVRPEVEIPDAETTDAETTDAETTDAELAETEVSERGIAAADSVGDSDVQPPAFLGTVGRHEGTPGGRTAEHFGGGGRRRRAADDDAEPAHSAGLPVSELLSQLRQQTESSGGGRRRRNG
- a CDS encoding DUF3180 domain-containing protein, with protein sequence MSTPDPHRPEQDDEESGLGPTRVRDLLAITGVTAIAAWILVRYNYSDFPPLPLLAGIVLYVLAALEIVIAFVVRARVDSRNVGRARGQLHPLTAARVLALAKASAILGAIAVGVWLGLLAFLLGQHDVAAADHDRPGAIIGLIGGAILVCAAMWLEYCCRAPEDPPAVGDA
- the folK gene encoding 2-amino-4-hydroxy-6-hydroxymethyldihydropteridine diphosphokinase; the protein is MSRAVLSAGSNVGDSMAYLRSVVDGFAADLVAVSSVYSTPPWGGVEQDDFLNITLIVDGRHDARQWLGRCAELERSAERTRDIRWGPRTLDVDVISVADAGSVIVSDDPVLTLPHPRAAQRAFVLIPWLEIEPDATLWTPEGERAVADLVDELDAADRDAVRCVGRVAVGRETAGRDSAGRETGGSA
- the folB gene encoding dihydroneopterin aldolase; its protein translation is MADRIELRGLKVRGNHGVFDHERADGQDFYIDVVLWLDLQAAADTDDLAETVDYGALAQQVAAIVGGEARNLIETVGAEVAESIMADDRISACEVTVHKPSAPIPLTFDDVAVVTRRSRKGMR
- the folP gene encoding dihydropteroate synthase encodes the protein MGVLNVTADSFSDGGRYLDTDAAITHGLELVAQGADLIDVGGESTRPGAVRVDPDLEAARVAPVIAALAAHGVVVSVDTMRAPVAAAAIEAGAAIVNDVSGGRADDDMARVVAEAGLPWILMHWRPSGESDDRRFTHRSGDVDGYRDVVAEVSGELLAQVDAAVSAGVDPDSLILDPGLGFAKTAEHNWALLHALPTFIGLGFPILVGASRKRFLGTLLGREGDARSPAGRDIATAAISALTAAAGAWGVRVHDVASSYDAVTVAAAWRAGGSRHSSPAGDPHG
- the folE gene encoding GTP cyclohydrolase I FolE — encoded protein: MTISERHDDAVLEGPHSTFDQARAEAAVRELLLAVGEDPDREGLVRTPTRVANAYREMFAGLYTEPDDVLATTFDEDHDELVLVKDIPMYSTCEHHLVSFHGVAHVGYIPGSSGRVTGLSKLARLVDLYAKRPQVQERLTSQIADAMMRRLEPRGVIVVIEAEHLCMAMRGIRKPGASTTTSAVRGIFKTSAVSRGEALDLITR